DNA sequence from the Candidatus Saccharibacteria bacterium oral taxon 488 genome:
CGCCACACATAATATTCTTGGTGGCATACAGAGAGAAACAACCGAAATCACCCAACGCGCCAGCTTTTACTCCTTGATATTCTGCACCAATGGCCTGGCACGCATCCTCAACAATTTTTAAGTCGTACTTTTTGGCAATTTCCTGTAGCTTGGCCCAATTACATGGCTGACCATACAAGTCAACTGGCACGATGGCTTTTGTTTTTTCAGTAATAGCAGCTTCTATCTTAGAAACATCGATATTGAACGTTTCTTCATCAATATCTACAAGGACTGGTCGAGCACCCAACATTACTATCGGGTTAATAGTAGCAATAAAGCTATACGGCGTAGTAATGACCTCATCGCCTTCTCTCACACCAGTAGCATACAAGGCACAGTGAATAGCTGCTGTACCACTGTTTACTGCTAACGCATGTTTTACCCCGCAATACTCCGCCCAGTTCTTTTCTAACTCGGCAACCTTTGGTCCCTGAGCCAACATGCCCGATTCTATAACTTCATTTACCGCCCGACGCTCTTCCTCTTCGATGACTGGCGCTGCTATACTTATCATGTATATAATCTCCTCCCTTACTTCTATTCTATATTTAATAGTATAGCATACTACTCGTTTTTTATTTTTCGTTTCTGAGAGGTATGCTTCATGGAGTAGCATTGTACTTCCTGTTTTTATTGTATACTAATACCATGCAATCACTACGATCTATACTCACAAGGCTTAAAAACGACTCGTGTAAAAAATGGCTGTTTCCGTCGGCGGTTATCATTTGTTTGCTTTTTGCAACTGGCTTAAAAATTTCCGGGTCTTCGTTTGGCCCGTACTACGATCTATTTCTTCAAGGGAAACCGTCGTCAAATCTCATAGCTGGTGAGACCCGACATATTCGTAGCGATGAGTGGCTGGTTGTTACGCAGTTTACAATTGCACAAAAAGCAGCCGGTTATCCGCTCATCAACAAGAACTTCGGTGATTCTGGAAAAAATATGAGCCTCGTCTCCGACGCGCCCTATAAAGAGTGGTCGACTATATTCCGCCCTCAGAATCTCGCTTTTTTCATTATACCATTTGAGTTTGCCCTTGCCTTTAAATGGTGGTTTTTGCTCGCGTCATTATTG
Encoded proteins:
- a CDS encoding aminotransferase class V-fold PLP-dependent enzyme, which translates into the protein MISIAAPVIEEEERRAVNEVIESGMLAQGPKVAELEKNWAEYCGVKHALAVNSGTAAIHCALYATGVREGDEVITTPYSFIATINPIVMLGARPVLVDIDEETFNIDVSKIEAAITEKTKAIVPVDLYGQPCNWAKLQEIAKKYDLKIVEDACQAIGAEYQGVKAGALGDFGCFSLYATKNIMCGEGGIVTTNSDEAAAAIRSFRQHGMVAPYEYADLGYNYRMSDLHGAIAIEQLKKVEYFTKKRQENAHKLNDALAGVAGIKTPTVSDNRNHVYHQYTILLDKNIQRDQFIATLRDKGVGAGIYYPKPLHVYPHIAKLGYKVGDFPVAEDLAARVVSLPVHPKVTDEDIEVIVAAIKESINGQ